The region AGTCTCTTGAGTAAGAATTAAGGTTAGAAATGTTCGAGAAAGTGATACAGAGTTCAACTGTTCTGTAAATGAAGCAGACACCTGTAAAAGTCAGTATACATGTGTGAAGGGGGTGTAAatttcaacagagaaaaaatactttgggCTTAAGAATGTGTATGCTACTTGAAGTTTTGATAATATGGGTCATATTGGGTTATCTTGCATGAATAAGCTAACTAAGAAAAGCTATATCATACTTTCCTCCAACAGTTTGATTATAAGGCTGTTGCTGACAAACTCTTTGAATTGGCGAGCAAGAAAAATACACCTTCCCTTAACAGAAAGCGTCTGTACAAGCTGGTCAAAAAGTGAGTTCTGTTGAAATATACCTTGCATGTGCCACCTTGTCCTAAACAACTTTTACTTTGCTTTCTCCCCACCCTCACTTGTCCTGGTGACAATGTTATGAGAGCAGACTTGTCTCACAGCCCTGGATAACATGCATAAGGTGACTGAAGCCTGTGCTACTGTTCCTCTTTGGTACTAGACAACTGCAGCTAGCGGAGGTATATCTACACTGGGTGGATTTGTACTGCAGGATGTGACATTAGATTGTGTGTGATGCAAATTACAGATATGGAAGAAGTGTTAAATTGCTCTTTTCTCAATACTTTCAGTGATTTGGTTTGAGTTTTTAGATTTCTGAGGCAAATCTCTTCTGGAATGAGCTGTTTGTGATTTCCTGTGTAAAATATGTTGTTCCTATTTTGACAAAACAATAAGAAGTATAGTGATACTACACTGCTAGTGTTATTATTGGTACTAAATCAGtaatactgttttgtttttccttccctcccttcctccccacctccagGTTCCAGGACTTAGCAGAAGGTAAGGACTGAGCAGCATAGAGAGACAGTAGTTTCTTTCCGTTAAAGGATATATAACCGTCCCACACAACGtgtattgcaaatattttttttttttttttttaaatgtgtatttcaaGGATACTCTTTCAGGGGTtttgtggggattttttaaatcttattaaGACACATTACAAGTTTTTGGCGAGATGGCCAAATCCCCTTCACAATTTGAGCAACCCTGTACTTACATCCTCAAAtaagtgattatttttaattaaacaaatagaAATCACTTGTATGATTTTCTTTTGGGTTGAATGGGGAACAgggagtttattttctttctgtgggaGTTATGCTGTATATGAACAGCATAACTCTTCATAGAAATAGAACTTTAGTTTTCAGGTACCTTATCATTCCTCCTCAACAGGAATCTTCCCCCAAGATTTTCCCGAAGATGTTTCTacagatgaagatgatgatgaattCAGCAGGGGAAGGcgaaagaaaaaagctgtcaAGCCTTGGGAGAAAAGCACGTTGGAAAAAGTAAAAGGTAAGGCAAAATCAACCTTCAGAAGAGAGACAGTCTGCAGTCACTTGTGTAATTTGGCAAAGTATCAGATATAAGCTGTTCTGAAGAAGGCAAACCTGTTGTTCAGGATGTCCTGGTTTGTATCATGTTGCGATGAAGGTTAAATGTGAAATTAAGGTCTCTTTGAAAGTGTTGGGAGTTCTGTTACCAATTTTGAGGCAAGCATCACCTCAAAAATTTCAGTCAAAAGCAGAACTTGGAAGCAGTTGTTTGCATTGCTCCATTGAGCAGTTTCACTTATtgtaggaaaacagaaacatgtcAGTCTTCTTAAAAACAGATGACTGTTAGAATATAGGAATTTGGGGATGTTTTCTGGAAAGGTGAAGAGAGTTACTGAGAACAACATGCGAGTATCTCTAGCGTCATGGCTTATACTGACGTGGCACAAGCCCAATCACACCCCAGAATATCTCACCAAACTACTGAACCCCTGAGTTGCCGTTCTGATGGGCTTAATAGGTGGGTAATAACAACTTTTTCTAGTAATATTACTATACAAAATAGggttaccacagggaatggtTTAGATGTTAGCTGTGACAAGGCAAGATcagcaaaatattaattagGCCAGGCATCAGAGGAATGCAATGTCCTGACCAGCTGTAATAGTAAAACTGTTGTGCTGGCTGATAGCAGGGAAATGGTACGcctattttagaagaaaagaaaaaacaagggaaaaaaatagaatagaattcAGTTGTTTTAAGTACCTTTGTGTTTCATATCTGTGTTATATGGCATTCTTTTTGGCGTGAATTTAGAGGATGAACAAGAGATGTCAAGTGCAAAGGAGGCATCAGTTCctcagaagaagaagaaaaaaaggaagaagagggacAGCGCAAGTGCTGATTCTGGAACAGCTGATGGAAATTGTGAGGAGGGAGTAGCTGAAACATCTGGATCTAATGTTTTTAGCCAGGGAAAGGTGCCAGAAAAtaacaaggaaaggaagaagaagaaattgctAGTAAATGAGGCAAACGAGACCACAAATGTAGCAACTGACACCAGAGAAAATCACGGTATCTCTGCGCAGAACAGTCCAACTGACGCAGAACAGAGTAAAAAGAGTcagttgaagaaaattaatccaAAAGTGCAAAACGTTTCTGTAAAACCAGTGTGTCAGAATGGACCAGCTAATGCCAGTGAGGCAGAGGATGTCAGCCCATCTGTCACACCATTAACTCCTAAGgttgtgaaaaagaaacagaaagcagggGCTGTCTTAGTGAATGGGGATGCCCTTTTGCAGCAGACTGACATGACATCCAACaaggagggcttgctgggaacCTTGTCAGGAGATGCAGATTCTGGATCTGCGCCCTCCAGAAAGGTCAAATTGAAGACAAAGACAAAGCTAGTTGGTTTGGAAGGGATGAAAGTCTCCAGCCAGAAAGCAGCAAccttgaaaaagaagagaaaagtaaAGGAGGTGCTAAACTCTGTGGAAGCCAATGGAGCTCTGGAGAACACATGCAAGAAAAGTAGGAAGGAGGTACGTGtctctcattcttttctctGCCGCTTTCATGAACTGCCAGGCTCTTTTTCAAATTTGGCTTTAGCTTTCTGAGTATGGGGCTTCATGGGCGGGCTGTGTGCTGATGTCATCATGCTTTGTCCCCAAAAATAACTCAATTCCCCAGAAATCCACACCCACTGCCATGGTCTTACGCCCTCCTGTGCAACAACACTAAAGCCTGCGACAGTTACTCAGCTGAAAGAACTCATCTAGCTGAAACTTGGGTTCTTAGGGTATggggttgtcttttttttttttcttcttttttttcttttttttggtcccTGGCTTAATTATTCTTTTGCATTGGGTCTCTGGTTGAGCTTACAGCATCTTCACAAAGGGCATATTTTGGCAAAAGGATGAGAATGGGAAGATGGAACAtccatttttcagcagcagcagcacacacttAGATTAGTATAAGCTCCTTGTGAAATTGTCCTCAGCAATTTCAAAACTGGCTTCTGGTGGTAGCTCACTTCTCCATCTTAAACAAATTGTTAGTGCTGTATGGGGAAAGTATTTGGGGAAAGAGCGAACAGAGAATATGACACTGTGACCTTCAATGTCATCAGTGGCTGTATGATCACATTTATGAATGGTCCAGTTTCTTACAAAGACAATACTGTGTTTTTTCGCTAGGAAGGTCTGATTGTAGTCTTCTTCAAAGATTAATGTCTTGCGGTTTGGGAACGAGCtagtttttttccctctctgcctcccaccCCCATTTTCTTCTTGGCAATAAGTAGAATAGGGTTGATTTTGCTCAGAGTTTTGAAAGTCAATAAGCATTTTGCATTGTGCATTTTTGATAGCATGGCTAAGAGAGAGAGTTCCCTCTCCTGCCACTGAAATTCTTTTAACTGCTTATTTCCTGTGTGTATATTCACCCTAACACATTTAGGGGTTCACTTATACCCTTGGAAGTCTTGCTGACAGCCTCACTTTGGTGGAAGGAAAATTTATAAAGCGTAAATGAGATTCAGAATACAAAATGACTCCATCTTCTTTGACTAAAAAAGCGTGTGTTACTAGCCTGTCAGCTCACCTCTGTTTGACTTAAGTTTAAAACTGTATGATTAGTTAAGTAGTGCAACCTCATACATGAACTTGATATGAGTTCAAGTTGAGTTCCCCACTCAGTCCTTcaagggaggaaaaatgcattttgaaacatTGCTTAAATAGTATTAAGATAACTTTgacattttctggtttttgaTTATGAAGTACTCGAGGGAAGAaccaaaacatttctctttccccagTATGCAGACTGCATTTTTCTCACTGCAGGGCTTCCAAAGTAGGAACCATTGGCTTTGTCTCCTATTGCCTAAATATTCCCTGTTGCATAcctcatctttctttctctatAAAAGCTTCGTTTCggagaaaatattattatccCACCCCCATCTCCATTTGTAAAACTGCTGCAACTGACCAACAGGTTCAAAGACCTGCAATAGATTCAAGATGAAGTTCCTGCAAGTTTCATGGAAATTAGTTGTTGGCACAAATTAGCGTAGCCAcaagggaaaggcagcagcatgACGCCAGCACTTGTATGTTGGCTGGCTGGCCAGTCAGTGCATGGGCTAGCAGGCGACTCTTCCCATGTGTAATTCCAAAAAAACTACAGCGTTTGCTGTTTCTTGCCCAATCCAGATAGCtgtgtgtatacatgtgtgTTGAGTGGGAGCGGGGGGATGCAGACAAGGAGAGAAATTTGGGAGTTGAGTCAGGAGGAGAATGAGAGTATTGGTATAAGAAAGAAGGGAGCAGGGTAAAGCTGAAATGCACAAATGTGGAGGAAATTAGGCTTTGCTGATTTTGTTTGCATTGCTTGAGAAATAAcatgctgttttatttcctggTTTTAGTTGTGTAATACTGGTCTTGTGCCCAGAAATCATGAGGGGTGTGTTTTGATTCTTAATTTCAAAGACAAGACACACCCCCAAAGAATTAGCTTCAAATAtcaagagggaggaggagagcgagaaggggaaaaaaacagacaagttCAGCATTATTTCACAGTTGTCTCCAGAATTCAGAACGCTAAAAGATTTACGCTTTTTCACTTTATATAAAGCAGAGTGATTAAGAAGTGACTTTCAAATTGGAAGAGGCCATATCCCCTGGACGTGTTCCACAGCATGGCTGTGAACTGCTCTCGAAATTTCACATCTGGTTTCACATTGATGTGAAGCATAGCTGAACTTCCCCTCACAGAAGTCCACAGATATCTAGGGCCCATAGCCAACAGCTTGGAAAGCTCCGGAGTGGTGCACTTCGTTAGTGGCACTGCCAGTACAGGTCCTAAGAATTGCCTTGTGCTGGAGAGAAGGATTGCTTTAAATGGCAATCCTCAGTACGAATTTGAGGCAGCAAAAAAGTAGCAATACACAAGAGCTGGATTTCTGAGAGTATAGACAGACTTCAtactccacttttttttttctccaaagtctTCATCTTAGCCTAAAGCTGCGTTTGTTCATTAGTTGCGTATCTTATCCATCCAGAGGTACCACAGAAGAGATTTTGCTTaagggcaaggaaaaaaaaaatcagtgcttaTGTGCAGGAAAGCTGGGTTGACTATAAGGCAGCCTCATGCAcatgaagaaaacatctttttttgcaCTTTGACAAGCCAAGCAAATGTATTACAAGTTGTTccttctttgctttgcaatGACCTTCCTATTTCAGCACAGAGCCTACTTAAACTTCTGTTTTCCGTCACGCTAACTGCAAAACTAACTCCTGAGAGTTAATCATGATGACTAGCTTATGTGAGTGCCAACTAGCTCTCTCTCAGCTGTGGCAATATTTACAGAAGCCGCGTGTGGTAAGCTCTGAGCACTGCTCACTGTAATAGGTATAGTTAACTACAGTACTTCTGTACCGagagcattttttcctttccttcctttataGGAAAGCAGCGCTGCTTTATCACcattcaagaaaaagaaagcaaaaccaggaagtgattttgtaaaatttgaaaaatcaaCTTTACCAAAGCCAGTGTTCTTCAGGAAAGCCAGAAGCACCATCTCTTCCACCAGGGCATCCATGCAGGTAATGTGATCTCACAGACAGCAGCTGAGTCTCAGCGCAGATCTCTTCCCAAGCTACCTGCTCCAGCAAAGGACGTGATCTCACTCATGCTGTCTTTTCCACTCTGCGTTAGTCTCCTAACATGGGCAGATAAAACTGGAAATGCTCTTGCATTTCCTTGTATACAGAGTCACACATGGCTACAGAGTTTCAGAAGATGAGTTGTAGGCAtcttaaaaatctcttcttccttcccctctgctttcaaaaatacCTTCTTGTTGAAAGGACACCATTCAGAACCTGCTCATTTtgcaagaaagcaaaagcataaACTGACTTTCAGTCTTGCTAAGGGACTTTGAGCTTCCATGACTTCCCATTTGTGGAGGCTGGCAACAGTATAGGGCTTCAAAAGACTGCCCTCTTTTCTAAACCTTTTCAACAAATAATATCTTTTCAAGCCCTCTTTGCACTTTGAGGCCTGAGTGCAGTGGGGCCAGTGTATTTAATAcacaaatatctttttctttgttgttgatTTACGTAACGATGTTAAGGAGAGTGTGTGATTTCTCTACAAATGGAGTATGTTTGCTTTTGGCTAGAAAAACAGTGCTATCTTAGCAGACGTCAGTGCTAGAGGATTGGGGGAGTTCTAAATCAAATGAAGGAAGTAGGCTGCTTTGCATTGGTTTTGATGGGATGCAGGTAAAAGAAATCGTAGCATTGCCtcagaaatcttattttatttcctgtctCTATTTTACTTATAGCTGAACAAGCTGCAGTCATCCAGCTCCAAAAAAGTCACGTTTGGCTTGAATAAAAACATGACTGCTGGTGAGTCTAATACATCTGTGTATCTCCACAGTCTCTCTTGTAGCCGAGAAAGGGGGAAGCTGTACGCACTGATACACACCTATACTCTTCACCTCTCTGGAACGGGATGATTTTGATCCTTTTTTGTCTCAATATTTGTGTATAGTTTATAAACCATCCTGAAGTTCCTGTCCAGAGAAGATGGTAAAGTTTAGGACATTCAGCCCAACAGCTAGACTTGTGTGATTCCAGGGTGCTGCATTGCTGACTTGCAGAAGGAGCCTGATGGATAGGAAACAGTGCTGCAGAGCGATACTCTCGTTCCTGAGCTGCCTGTTCAGCAGGGCACCTCTTAGGGAAACACATGCATTTCACAGTCTTCATTGCTCACTTCTGTTTCCCAGGACAAAGGTGCTGATATGCTGATGAGCTCAGGCTGTTGAATAGCAAAGTTTCAGTTTTATCTTGGCTGCCTGTGGTTTATTAATGGTAATGAGTAGATAAGTGTCAGTTCCCTTCTGGATCCCACATGTAAGCATGCAGTGTTTTCCTTATTAAATAAATGTCTTGCTCCATAGCATAAAAGTTTATTCCATGTATAtatttagctattttttttaactctctgAGGTGTGTTACAGGCCAAGTTCAAATGGAGAATAGTGGGTTTAGATATATGTCTTTATGTTAATATAACACAGgtgcacaaagagaaaaaattgcCTATCTGCCAGCAGAAGAGATAATGAAGAGTCTCTAGAGCAGTGCTATTTAACAGAGTAGAGCCACTTCTTACTCATGGTCACCTTTTAAACTGAAGTGCGGTGTTCTCCAGGATAGCTGGTACACTTGTTTCTGAGGAGCAGGCCCAGAGTCTCTCGTGGTCTGTGAAACCATGGGGAATGGTTCACAGCCTGTCTGTGGACTGCAACAGACCCTGTTCTCAAAGGGACTCTGCTAAGAGATGTGCTTCACCACCATCTcgccatttttttttttttgcaaagtctTGGGCTTCTGACCCTTAGTGATGGACTTAAGGATCTAAGGCAGACTTCTAGGTCGGGCAATTCCATAACTGATTGATGGGccaagaaggttttttttaacttgtttgcttatttttcaacAGAGTTTAAAAAGACTGACAAAAGTATATTAGTGAGCCCAGAAGGACCCTCCCGTGTGGCTTTCAATCCTGAACAGAAACCCCGTCATGGGGTGCTGAAGTCACCCACAAGTACTCCAGCAGGAGAGCCTCAGATGAAGAAACCATTTACTATATCAGCTAAGAAGAGACCAACTGCTATGGACTTCTTTTAAACCAACAGATGTGGCCTACTTTTGTACAGGACATTTTGCTAACCTAGAATGTTCTCTGGAGGTATTTtgaacttctttatttttttaagttaatacGAATTGTATATACAAAATTCTGATTGTGACCTGGGTCATCACTATTTTGACACCACTTCAGCTGTATCTTGAAATACCTGTTTTGTctgtttacagaaaagaaacaaaatccacTCTCTGCTCAGGTTTGGTCTACAAAAAGTATAGTCTCTGCCCATGTCATTCCCGAGAGACTTGTTCATTTAATTAAGGAATGTTCAGGGTTTGATTgttccagtgatttttttttgagccagTTTAAGAAAACTTGCACTTCATGCCATTAAACTATCTTTCATTGGACAGGgcttaaaatggaaaaagacaaTATAGATTTTAAATCTGCTAGTtgttcatgtattttaaaattttacccCATCATTTTTCATGTGTCACCCTTGGCATCCTGTTAATTCTTCTTATGGAAAGAACGATTACCTCATGTCTCTAACAAACGGCTGGACTTAAGTAGCTTTACAGATAGTAAGCAGACTTTCCCTGGGATAAGAAATGCCTAGCTGCTCAAGTGGTCACTGTTGCAAATAAACCTACACAGCTGGTTGCCTGCTGAGTTGAAAACAGTCACCACATTATTTTCGGTAACACAAGTGCCAAAGCTGGCTTACACCTGTCGTATTGCAAGCTGGCTTCTTCTCTTTACTGTAACTGAAATAATGCTCTCACACAGGAGAAGTCTTTGATATTTCCAggtcttccccccaccccaccactgTCTTTCCTGGAGGTCTGACAAGACTcctaaatttcttctttagcaGCTGGTGTCACCATGTTTTACCAGAACTCAGATCTCATTCAATAAATGAACCTCTGATTGTCCTAAAGTGAGCTAGATTGGTGCAGCACATCTTTGGTTAGGACGCACATCTCTCTCTAAAAGCTTTGGTGCCTCTCAGTACAGGGTAAAACTT is a window of Nyctibius grandis isolate bNycGra1 chromosome 2, bNycGra1.pri, whole genome shotgun sequence DNA encoding:
- the RRP1B gene encoding ribosomal RNA processing protein 1 homolog B isoform X2, whose amino-acid sequence is MAPAALQPPEIQFAQRLAANEKRIRDRALKKLRGYISVRTQRPAGGFSQEELLKIWKGLFYCMWMQDKPLLQEELADSISQLIHVIQNTEARYLFIQTFWQTMNREWNGIDNLRLDKYYMLMRMILRQSFEVLKRNEWDESLIEPLLQLLMKEVVDPDSNAPTGIKLHFIDIYLAELAKVGAKELTADQNLKFIEPFCKIAAKSKDRFVLHAVATGIFEIIVDQSPYAIEDLMKELGSNSDEEDVSEEDKQENEESLKTKADRCLSRKSAQSSEKTEDVYENSDDGIGTVLQFDYKAVADKLFELASKKNTPSLNRKRLYKLVKKFQDLAEGIFPQDFPEDVSTDEDDDEFSRGRRKKKAVKPWEKSTLEKVKEDEQEMSSAKEASVPQKKKKKRKKRDSASADSGTADGNCEEGVAETSGSNVFSQGKVPENNKERKKKKLLVNEANETTNVATDTRENHGISAQNSPTDAEQSKKSQLKKINPKVQNVSVKPVCQNGPANASEAEDVSPSVTPLTPKVVKKKQKAGAVLVNGDALLQQTDMTSNKEGLLGTLSGDADSGSAPSRKVKLKTKTKLVGLEGMKVSSQKAATLKKKRKVKEVLNSVEANGALENTCKKSRKEESSAALSPFKKKKAKPGSDFVKFEKSTLPKPVFFRKARSTISSTRASMQSLKRLTKVY
- the RRP1B gene encoding ribosomal RNA processing protein 1 homolog B isoform X1 — its product is MAPAALQPPEIQFAQRLAANEKRIRDRALKKLRGYISVRTQRPAGGFSQEELLKIWKGLFYCMWMQDKPLLQEELADSISQLIHVIQNTEARYLFIQTFWQTMNREWNGIDNLRLDKYYMLMRMILRQSFEVLKRNEWDESLIEPLLQLLMKEVVDPDSNAPTGIKLHFIDIYLAELAKVGAKELTADQNLKFIEPFCKIAAKSKDRFVLHAVATGIFEIIVDQSPYAIEDLMKELGSNSDEEDVSEEDKQENEESLKTKADRCLSRKSAQSSEKTEDVYENSDDGIGTVLQFDYKAVADKLFELASKKNTPSLNRKRLYKLVKKFQDLAEGIFPQDFPEDVSTDEDDDEFSRGRRKKKAVKPWEKSTLEKVKEDEQEMSSAKEASVPQKKKKKRKKRDSASADSGTADGNCEEGVAETSGSNVFSQGKVPENNKERKKKKLLVNEANETTNVATDTRENHGISAQNSPTDAEQSKKSQLKKINPKVQNVSVKPVCQNGPANASEAEDVSPSVTPLTPKVVKKKQKAGAVLVNGDALLQQTDMTSNKEGLLGTLSGDADSGSAPSRKVKLKTKTKLVGLEGMKVSSQKAATLKKKRKVKEVLNSVEANGALENTCKKSRKEESSAALSPFKKKKAKPGSDFVKFEKSTLPKPVFFRKARSTISSTRASMQLNKLQSSSSKKVTFGLNKNMTAEFKKTDKSILVSPEGPSRVAFNPEQKPRHGVLKSPTSTPAGEPQMKKPFTISAKKRPTAMDFF